In Lineus longissimus chromosome 9, tnLinLong1.2, whole genome shotgun sequence, one genomic interval encodes:
- the LOC135493871 gene encoding vesicle-associated membrane protein 7-like → MPIIYAVVARGPAVLAKYASCAGNFSEVTELVLSKISPENAKLTYSHGSYLFHYICEDRIIYLCITDDDFERSRAFLFLNDIKRRFQTQYGSRAQTALPFAMNSEFSRSLAAQIRHYSENRHVEQDQVAKVQGEVEELKGIMVKNIDNIAARGERLELLVDKTEDLSSSSISFKKTSRHLARSLWIKNIKLTVIIVLVVIIIIYFIVSAACGGLDWPCTRR, encoded by the exons ATGCCCATTATTTATGCAGTGGTGGCCCGTGGGCCAGCTGTCTTGGCCAAGTATGCCAGCTGTGCAGGAAACTTTTCAGAGGTCACAGAATTAGTCCTGTCAAAGATATCTCCAGAGAATGCGAAGTTGACATATTCACATGGAAG CTATCTGTTTCACTATATCTGTGAGGATAGAATCATCTACCTCTGTATAACAGATGAT GACTTCGAAAGGTCGAGAGCGTTTCTCTTCCTCAATGATATCAAACGAAG GTTTCAGACCCAGTATGGTTCACGAGCTCAGACAGCCCTCCCGTTTGCAATGAACAGTGAATTCTCCAGATCATTGGCTGCACAGATT AGACATTATTCCGAAAATAGACATGTTGAGCAGGATCAAGTTGCTAAGGTCCAAGGAGAGGTGGAAGAGTTGAAAGGAATAATGGTCAAAAACATAG ATAATATTGCTGCCCGAGGGGAACGGTTAGAATTATTAGTTGATAAAACTGAAGATCTAAGCTCTAGC TCGATATCATTCAAGAAAACCAGCAGGCACTTGGCGAGATCGCTGTGGATTAAAAATATAAAACTAACCGTCATCATTGTTCTTGTGGTGATT ATCATTATCTATTTCATCGTATCTGCTGCGTGTGGTGGCCTCGACTGGCCGTGTACAAGAAGATAA